CCTCGGCACCACGCGCACCGTGGACCACGAGCTCGTGCGCACCCACGCCACCTGGAAGGAGGGGCGCTGGCAGGTGGTGATCGCGCGCGCGCTGCGCGTCGACTCGAAGGAGCCGGTGGCGCAGCTCCGCGCGGGCGAGAGCACCGGTTACGCCGTGGCGGTCTGGGAGGGGAGCCGCGGCGAGCGCGCCGGGATCAAGTCGTACTCGGGCAACTGGCGCGAGCTCGTCCTCGCGCCGGTCGCGTAGCGGGACGGTCGCGGTGGCAGCCTCGCGACGGCAGATCGCGATGGTGATGGACCTCAACAAGTGCATCGGCTGCCAGACCTGCACGATGGCCTGCAAGCGCCTGTGGACCCGCGACGAGGGCATGGAGTACATGTGGTGGAACACCGTGAACACCATGCCCGGCCGGGGCACGCCCCGCGACTGGGAGCAGATGGGCGGCGGCTTCGCCGACGGCCAGCCGCGCCCGGGCCGGCTCCCCACCCGGCGTGACTTCGGCGAGGCCTGGGACTTCAACCACGACGAGGTCTTCTTCGGCGGCCAGGGCGACAAGGTCCACCTGCAGGTGAAGGGCGAGGCGCCCGACTGGGGGCCGAACTGGGACGAGGACCAGGGCGCCGGCGAGTATCCCAACGCCTACTACTTCTACCTGCCGCGCATCTGCAACCACTGCACCCATCCCGCCTGCCTCGAGGCCTGCCCGCGCCAGGCGATCGTGAAGCGCGAGGAGGACGGCATCGTCCTGATCGACGAGGACCGCTGCCGCGGGTACCGCTTCTGCATGGAGGCCTGCCCCTACAAGAAGATCTACTTCAACCACCAGAAGAAGGTCTCGCAGAAGTGCATCTTCTGCTTCCCGCGCATCGACCAGGGCGTCGCGACGGCCTGCGCGCGGCAGTGTCCGGGCCGGGTCCGCTTCGTCGGCTACCGCGACGACCAGAGCGCGCCGATCTGGAAGCTGGTGGACCAGTGGAAGGTGGCGCTGCCCCTGCACCCGGAGTTCGGGACCGAGCCGAACGTCTTCTACGTCCCCCCGATCGCTCCGCCCCGCCTCGACGCGGACGGCAACGTCGACGAGTCGAAGCCGCGCATCCCGGACGAGTACCTGGTCTCGCTCTTCGGGCCCGACGTCCTGCGCGCGCTCGAGGTGCTGAAGGGCGAGATGGCGAAGACGCGCGCCGGAGGCAGGTCGGAGCTCATGGACCTCCTGATCGGCCACAAGTGGAAGGACATGTTCGGCGGCTTCGACCGGGATCCCGCGAGCATCGAGTGGGAGAAGGGGGCGTGAAGCTCGACCGGCGCGCCTTCCTGCTGGGCGGCGCTGCCGGCCTCGCCGGCCTCGCCGGGCTGCGGCTCGGCCTCGGGCGCCTGCGGCCGGCGGAGGCGCCCGTGACCGCCGCGCTGGAGGCGATCCGCTACGGGGACTTCCGCGACGTCTACCTGGAGCGCTGGAAGTGGGACAAGGTGGTGCGCTCCAGCCACTGGGTGAACTGCTGGTACCAGGCGCACTGCGCCTGGAACGTGTACGTGAAGGACGGGGTGGTCTGGCGCGAGGAGCAGGCCGCCGACTACCCGCAGATCCGGCCCGACGTCCCCGACTTCAACCCGCGCGGCTGCCAGAAGGGCGCCTGCTTCAGCGAGCGCATGTACGACCCGGCGCGGGTCCGCTACCCGCTCAAGCGCGTCGGCCCGCGCGGCGCCGCGCGCT
The sequence above is drawn from the Deltaproteobacteria bacterium genome and encodes:
- a CDS encoding 4Fe-4S dicluster domain-containing protein, whose amino-acid sequence is MVMDLNKCIGCQTCTMACKRLWTRDEGMEYMWWNTVNTMPGRGTPRDWEQMGGGFADGQPRPGRLPTRRDFGEAWDFNHDEVFFGGQGDKVHLQVKGEAPDWGPNWDEDQGAGEYPNAYYFYLPRICNHCTHPACLEACPRQAIVKREEDGIVLIDEDRCRGYRFCMEACPYKKIYFNHQKKVSQKCIFCFPRIDQGVATACARQCPGRVRFVGYRDDQSAPIWKLVDQWKVALPLHPEFGTEPNVFYVPPIAPPRLDADGNVDESKPRIPDEYLVSLFGPDVLRALEVLKGEMAKTRAGGRSELMDLLIGHKWKDMFGGFDRDPASIEWEKGA